The following are encoded together in the Sphaerodactylus townsendi isolate TG3544 linkage group LG14, MPM_Stown_v2.3, whole genome shotgun sequence genome:
- the LOC125443378 gene encoding protocadherin gamma-A11-like isoform X2, with translation MLSAVDACWALGRPPVFCLIFVSVWRVVTGQIHYSIPEETEKGYLVGNVARDLKMEIKELSHHGVHIFSSGRTQYFVLNYKNGHLYTTERIDREEICGWMEKCFLDFEIIIGDSMKVYGVRVEITDINDNAPRFHSEKMELKISELTPPGSLFPLYEAQDPDLENNSLQGYGLSSNTYFSLNMQTTVDGRQYAELLLEKPMDHEEEADFNLVLTAYDGGNPVRTGTVQIQVIVLDANDNPPVFSQHLYEVSVREDVSIGTMVVTLKATDLDEGINKEVKYSFIKITTKASQIFHLDSNTGEITLAGNLDYEDCTQYEMEAQVHDGGELFDKSKVVIFVTDVNDNAPEVIITSVINMVPENSPPGTAIALLNVQDQDSAPNAEVVCSVPSNLPFQLTKSYGSYYSLVINRALDREKVTAYNITITATDHGTPSLSTSIIIPLQILDTNDNPPLFPQPSYISYLMENNQRGASVFSLKASDPDWAENSRITYSIVKNQVDNFLLPSFLSINSESGIIYALSSIDYEEFREINFLVKAQDGGSPPLSSNVSVTLFILDENDNSPQILYPSTPNDGSTGLELAPHSSEPGYLVMKVVAVDADSAQNGWLSYQLLKATEPGLFSIGLHTGEIRTARFFLDKDALKQSLVVLVKDNGQPCLSASVTVMVVLANSISESLSDISSISAPADPQLNLTFYLVVAVAFVSCLFFVFLLALLALRLHRWRSSQLCDSGSVNFSGVPVSQFVGISGVQAFLHSYCHDFSLTADSRKSNFDFPKGTSSDTLPIQQTCEIRDPFLSAEDTESFNGDSASNQVSYLCQF, from the exons ATGCTTTCTGCTGTGGATGCTTGTTGGGCTTTGGGCCGGCCAC CTGTCTTTTGCTTAATTTTTGTGAGTGTTTGGCGAGTGGTTACTGGGCAGATTCACTACTCCATTCctgaggaaacagaaaaaggttATTTGGTGGGGAACGTTGCCAGAGACCTGAAGATGGAAATAAAGGAGCTCTCACACCACGGAGTCCACATTTTCTCCTCAGGTAGGACCcagtattttgttttaaattacaagAATGGCCATTTGTATACCACAGAAAGAATAGACAGAGAGGAGATCTGTGGATGGATGGAAAAGTGCTTCCTGGATTTTGAGATCATAATTGGGGACTCAATGAAAGTTTATGGCGTCAGAGTCGAAATCACAGACATTAATGATAATGCTCCCAGATTCCACTCAGAGAAAATGGAGCTCAAAATCAGTGAGTTAACTCCACCAGGATCCCTGTTTCCACTGTACGAAGCTCAAGATCCTGATTTAGAGAATAATTCTCTTCAAGGTTACGGGCTCAGTAGCAACACTTATTTTTCCCTCAACATGCAAACAACAGTTGATGGCAGACAGTATGCTGAATTACTGCTGGAAAAGCCCATGGACCATGAGGAAGAAGCTGATTTTAATCTAGTTCTCACAGCATACGATGGGGGAAATCCTGTCAGGACTGGGACAGTTCAGATTCAGGTGATTGTTCTAGATGCTAATGACAACCCACCTGTTTTTAGCCAACATCTCTATGAAGTCAGCGTTAGAGAAGATGTTTCTATAGGAACTATGGTGGTCACATTAAAAGCCACTGACTTGGATGAAGGGATAAACAAGGAAGTGAAGTATTCATTCATAAAAATCACTACAAAAGCCTCCCAAATATTCCACCTAGATTCTAACACAGGAGAAATAACTCTTGCAGGAAACTTAGACTACGAGGACTGTACGCAATATGAAATGGAAGCCCAGGTCCATGATGGAGGGGAGTTGTTTGACAAGTCAAAAGTTGTGATATTTGTTACTGATGTAAATGATAATGCACCAGAAGTGATAATAACATCCGTCATCAACATGGTCCCTGAGAATTCCCCTCCAGGGACTGCAATAGCTCTTTTAAATGTGCAAGATCAGGACTCAGCCCCAAATGCCGAAGTTGTATGTTCTGTTCCCAGTAACCTCCCTTTCCAATTGACAAAATCCTATGGTAGTTACTACAGTTTAGTGATCAACAGAGCCCTCGACCGAGAAAAGGTGACTGCTTACAACATCACAATCACAGCCACAGACCATGGGACACCCTCTCTTTCTACTTCCATtatcattccactccaaatttTAGATACAAATGACaaccctcccctcttccctcaACCATCCTATATTTCCTACCTCATGGAGAATAACCAAAGAGGTGCTTCTGTCTTCTCACTCAAGGCAAGTGATCCAGACTGGGCGGAGAACTCCAGAATAACGTATTCCATTGTAAAAAATCAGGTGGataattttctccttccttccttcctctccattAATTCTGAAAGTGGGATTATTTATGCCTTGAGCTCCATTGATTATGAAGAGTTTAGAGAAATTAACTTCCTGGTCAAGGCCCAAGATGGAGGCTCCCCACCACTCAGCTCCAATGTCTCCGTAACTCTCTTCATTTTAGATGAGAATGACAACTCCCCCCAAATCTTATACCCTTCAACTCCCAATGATGGCTCAACTGGATTAGAACTGGCGCCCCACTCTTCTGAGCCTGGATATCTGGTCATGAAGGTAGTGGCAGTAGATGCAGACTCTGCCCAGAATGGCTGGCTCTCCTATCAATTACTCAAGGCCACAGAGCCTGGTCTGTTCAGTATAGGACTCCATACTGGAGAGATCAGGACAGCCCGTTTCTTTCTGGACAAGGATGCTCTCAAGCAAAGCCTGGTGGTTTTAGTGAAGGACAATGGACAACCCTGTCTCTCTGCCTCCGTCACAGTCATGGTGGTGCTGGCTAACAGCATCTCTGAAAGCTTATCTGATATTAGCAGCATCTCAGCTCCAGCAGACCCCCAGTTGAACCTCACCTTCTACCTGGTGGTTGCTGTGGCTTTTGTCTCCTGCTTGTTTTTCGTTTTCCTCCTTGCGTTGCTGGCACTCAGACTTCATAGATGGAGGAGTTCTCAGTTGTGTGATTCCGGGAGTGTGAATTTCAGTGGCGTCCCAGTTTCCCAATTTGTAGGAATCAGCGGGGTCCAAGCTTTCCTTCACTCCTACTGTCATGACTTTTCTCTGACAGCAGACTCTCGGAAGAGCAATTTTGACTTTCCAAAGGGTACCTCCTCCGATACTCTGCCTATTCAGCAGACTTGTGAAATAAGGGACCCTTTCCTCAGTGCTGAAGATACAGAGAGTTTTAATGGGGATTCAGCCAGCAACCAGGTGAGCTATCTTTGTCAATTTTAA
- the LOC125443378 gene encoding protocadherin gamma-A12-like isoform X1, translating into MSLKQTGPALTTFHRNCKMEAVFCLIFVSVWRVVTGQIHYSIPEETEKGYLVGNVARDLKMEIKELSHHGVHIFSSGRTQYFVLNYKNGHLYTTERIDREEICGWMEKCFLDFEIIIGDSMKVYGVRVEITDINDNAPRFHSEKMELKISELTPPGSLFPLYEAQDPDLENNSLQGYGLSSNTYFSLNMQTTVDGRQYAELLLEKPMDHEEEADFNLVLTAYDGGNPVRTGTVQIQVIVLDANDNPPVFSQHLYEVSVREDVSIGTMVVTLKATDLDEGINKEVKYSFIKITTKASQIFHLDSNTGEITLAGNLDYEDCTQYEMEAQVHDGGELFDKSKVVIFVTDVNDNAPEVIITSVINMVPENSPPGTAIALLNVQDQDSAPNAEVVCSVPSNLPFQLTKSYGSYYSLVINRALDREKVTAYNITITATDHGTPSLSTSIIIPLQILDTNDNPPLFPQPSYISYLMENNQRGASVFSLKASDPDWAENSRITYSIVKNQVDNFLLPSFLSINSESGIIYALSSIDYEEFREINFLVKAQDGGSPPLSSNVSVTLFILDENDNSPQILYPSTPNDGSTGLELAPHSSEPGYLVMKVVAVDADSAQNGWLSYQLLKATEPGLFSIGLHTGEIRTARFFLDKDALKQSLVVLVKDNGQPCLSASVTVMVVLANSISESLSDISSISAPADPQLNLTFYLVVAVAFVSCLFFVFLLALLALRLHRWRSSQLCDSGSVNFSGVPVSQFVGISGVQAFLHSYCHDFSLTADSRKSNFDFPKGTSSDTLPIQQTCEIRDPFLSAEDTESFNGDSASNQVSYLCQF; encoded by the coding sequence ATGAGCCTGAAGCAAACAGGACCGGCACTGACAACATTTCATCGGAACTGCAAAATGGAAGCTGTCTTTTGCTTAATTTTTGTGAGTGTTTGGCGAGTGGTTACTGGGCAGATTCACTACTCCATTCctgaggaaacagaaaaaggttATTTGGTGGGGAACGTTGCCAGAGACCTGAAGATGGAAATAAAGGAGCTCTCACACCACGGAGTCCACATTTTCTCCTCAGGTAGGACCcagtattttgttttaaattacaagAATGGCCATTTGTATACCACAGAAAGAATAGACAGAGAGGAGATCTGTGGATGGATGGAAAAGTGCTTCCTGGATTTTGAGATCATAATTGGGGACTCAATGAAAGTTTATGGCGTCAGAGTCGAAATCACAGACATTAATGATAATGCTCCCAGATTCCACTCAGAGAAAATGGAGCTCAAAATCAGTGAGTTAACTCCACCAGGATCCCTGTTTCCACTGTACGAAGCTCAAGATCCTGATTTAGAGAATAATTCTCTTCAAGGTTACGGGCTCAGTAGCAACACTTATTTTTCCCTCAACATGCAAACAACAGTTGATGGCAGACAGTATGCTGAATTACTGCTGGAAAAGCCCATGGACCATGAGGAAGAAGCTGATTTTAATCTAGTTCTCACAGCATACGATGGGGGAAATCCTGTCAGGACTGGGACAGTTCAGATTCAGGTGATTGTTCTAGATGCTAATGACAACCCACCTGTTTTTAGCCAACATCTCTATGAAGTCAGCGTTAGAGAAGATGTTTCTATAGGAACTATGGTGGTCACATTAAAAGCCACTGACTTGGATGAAGGGATAAACAAGGAAGTGAAGTATTCATTCATAAAAATCACTACAAAAGCCTCCCAAATATTCCACCTAGATTCTAACACAGGAGAAATAACTCTTGCAGGAAACTTAGACTACGAGGACTGTACGCAATATGAAATGGAAGCCCAGGTCCATGATGGAGGGGAGTTGTTTGACAAGTCAAAAGTTGTGATATTTGTTACTGATGTAAATGATAATGCACCAGAAGTGATAATAACATCCGTCATCAACATGGTCCCTGAGAATTCCCCTCCAGGGACTGCAATAGCTCTTTTAAATGTGCAAGATCAGGACTCAGCCCCAAATGCCGAAGTTGTATGTTCTGTTCCCAGTAACCTCCCTTTCCAATTGACAAAATCCTATGGTAGTTACTACAGTTTAGTGATCAACAGAGCCCTCGACCGAGAAAAGGTGACTGCTTACAACATCACAATCACAGCCACAGACCATGGGACACCCTCTCTTTCTACTTCCATtatcattccactccaaatttTAGATACAAATGACaaccctcccctcttccctcaACCATCCTATATTTCCTACCTCATGGAGAATAACCAAAGAGGTGCTTCTGTCTTCTCACTCAAGGCAAGTGATCCAGACTGGGCGGAGAACTCCAGAATAACGTATTCCATTGTAAAAAATCAGGTGGataattttctccttccttccttcctctccattAATTCTGAAAGTGGGATTATTTATGCCTTGAGCTCCATTGATTATGAAGAGTTTAGAGAAATTAACTTCCTGGTCAAGGCCCAAGATGGAGGCTCCCCACCACTCAGCTCCAATGTCTCCGTAACTCTCTTCATTTTAGATGAGAATGACAACTCCCCCCAAATCTTATACCCTTCAACTCCCAATGATGGCTCAACTGGATTAGAACTGGCGCCCCACTCTTCTGAGCCTGGATATCTGGTCATGAAGGTAGTGGCAGTAGATGCAGACTCTGCCCAGAATGGCTGGCTCTCCTATCAATTACTCAAGGCCACAGAGCCTGGTCTGTTCAGTATAGGACTCCATACTGGAGAGATCAGGACAGCCCGTTTCTTTCTGGACAAGGATGCTCTCAAGCAAAGCCTGGTGGTTTTAGTGAAGGACAATGGACAACCCTGTCTCTCTGCCTCCGTCACAGTCATGGTGGTGCTGGCTAACAGCATCTCTGAAAGCTTATCTGATATTAGCAGCATCTCAGCTCCAGCAGACCCCCAGTTGAACCTCACCTTCTACCTGGTGGTTGCTGTGGCTTTTGTCTCCTGCTTGTTTTTCGTTTTCCTCCTTGCGTTGCTGGCACTCAGACTTCATAGATGGAGGAGTTCTCAGTTGTGTGATTCCGGGAGTGTGAATTTCAGTGGCGTCCCAGTTTCCCAATTTGTAGGAATCAGCGGGGTCCAAGCTTTCCTTCACTCCTACTGTCATGACTTTTCTCTGACAGCAGACTCTCGGAAGAGCAATTTTGACTTTCCAAAGGGTACCTCCTCCGATACTCTGCCTATTCAGCAGACTTGTGAAATAAGGGACCCTTTCCTCAGTGCTGAAGATACAGAGAGTTTTAATGGGGATTCAGCCAGCAACCAGGTGAGCTATCTTTGTCAATTTTAA
- the LOC125443378 gene encoding protocadherin gamma-A11-like isoform X3, giving the protein MEERRTMWNCKMEAVFCLIFVSVWRVVTGQIHYSIPEETEKGYLVGNVARDLKMEIKELSHHGVHIFSSGRTQYFVLNYKNGHLYTTERIDREEICGWMEKCFLDFEIIIGDSMKVYGVRVEITDINDNAPRFHSEKMELKISELTPPGSLFPLYEAQDPDLENNSLQGYGLSSNTYFSLNMQTTVDGRQYAELLLEKPMDHEEEADFNLVLTAYDGGNPVRTGTVQIQVIVLDANDNPPVFSQHLYEVSVREDVSIGTMVVTLKATDLDEGINKEVKYSFIKITTKASQIFHLDSNTGEITLAGNLDYEDCTQYEMEAQVHDGGELFDKSKVVIFVTDVNDNAPEVIITSVINMVPENSPPGTAIALLNVQDQDSAPNAEVVCSVPSNLPFQLTKSYGSYYSLVINRALDREKVTAYNITITATDHGTPSLSTSIIIPLQILDTNDNPPLFPQPSYISYLMENNQRGASVFSLKASDPDWAENSRITYSIVKNQVDNFLLPSFLSINSESGIIYALSSIDYEEFREINFLVKAQDGGSPPLSSNVSVTLFILDENDNSPQILYPSTPNDGSTGLELAPHSSEPGYLVMKVVAVDADSAQNGWLSYQLLKATEPGLFSIGLHTGEIRTARFFLDKDALKQSLVVLVKDNGQPCLSASVTVMVVLANSISESLSDISSISAPADPQLNLTFYLVVAVAFVSCLFFVFLLALLALRLHRWRSSQLCDSGSVNFSGVPVSQFVGISGVQAFLHSYCHDFSLTADSRKSNFDFPKGTSSDTLPIQQTCEIRDPFLSAEDTESFNGDSASNQVSYLCQF; this is encoded by the exons atggaagagaggagaacaatgt GGAACTGCAAAATGGAAGCTGTCTTTTGCTTAATTTTTGTGAGTGTTTGGCGAGTGGTTACTGGGCAGATTCACTACTCCATTCctgaggaaacagaaaaaggttATTTGGTGGGGAACGTTGCCAGAGACCTGAAGATGGAAATAAAGGAGCTCTCACACCACGGAGTCCACATTTTCTCCTCAGGTAGGACCcagtattttgttttaaattacaagAATGGCCATTTGTATACCACAGAAAGAATAGACAGAGAGGAGATCTGTGGATGGATGGAAAAGTGCTTCCTGGATTTTGAGATCATAATTGGGGACTCAATGAAAGTTTATGGCGTCAGAGTCGAAATCACAGACATTAATGATAATGCTCCCAGATTCCACTCAGAGAAAATGGAGCTCAAAATCAGTGAGTTAACTCCACCAGGATCCCTGTTTCCACTGTACGAAGCTCAAGATCCTGATTTAGAGAATAATTCTCTTCAAGGTTACGGGCTCAGTAGCAACACTTATTTTTCCCTCAACATGCAAACAACAGTTGATGGCAGACAGTATGCTGAATTACTGCTGGAAAAGCCCATGGACCATGAGGAAGAAGCTGATTTTAATCTAGTTCTCACAGCATACGATGGGGGAAATCCTGTCAGGACTGGGACAGTTCAGATTCAGGTGATTGTTCTAGATGCTAATGACAACCCACCTGTTTTTAGCCAACATCTCTATGAAGTCAGCGTTAGAGAAGATGTTTCTATAGGAACTATGGTGGTCACATTAAAAGCCACTGACTTGGATGAAGGGATAAACAAGGAAGTGAAGTATTCATTCATAAAAATCACTACAAAAGCCTCCCAAATATTCCACCTAGATTCTAACACAGGAGAAATAACTCTTGCAGGAAACTTAGACTACGAGGACTGTACGCAATATGAAATGGAAGCCCAGGTCCATGATGGAGGGGAGTTGTTTGACAAGTCAAAAGTTGTGATATTTGTTACTGATGTAAATGATAATGCACCAGAAGTGATAATAACATCCGTCATCAACATGGTCCCTGAGAATTCCCCTCCAGGGACTGCAATAGCTCTTTTAAATGTGCAAGATCAGGACTCAGCCCCAAATGCCGAAGTTGTATGTTCTGTTCCCAGTAACCTCCCTTTCCAATTGACAAAATCCTATGGTAGTTACTACAGTTTAGTGATCAACAGAGCCCTCGACCGAGAAAAGGTGACTGCTTACAACATCACAATCACAGCCACAGACCATGGGACACCCTCTCTTTCTACTTCCATtatcattccactccaaatttTAGATACAAATGACaaccctcccctcttccctcaACCATCCTATATTTCCTACCTCATGGAGAATAACCAAAGAGGTGCTTCTGTCTTCTCACTCAAGGCAAGTGATCCAGACTGGGCGGAGAACTCCAGAATAACGTATTCCATTGTAAAAAATCAGGTGGataattttctccttccttccttcctctccattAATTCTGAAAGTGGGATTATTTATGCCTTGAGCTCCATTGATTATGAAGAGTTTAGAGAAATTAACTTCCTGGTCAAGGCCCAAGATGGAGGCTCCCCACCACTCAGCTCCAATGTCTCCGTAACTCTCTTCATTTTAGATGAGAATGACAACTCCCCCCAAATCTTATACCCTTCAACTCCCAATGATGGCTCAACTGGATTAGAACTGGCGCCCCACTCTTCTGAGCCTGGATATCTGGTCATGAAGGTAGTGGCAGTAGATGCAGACTCTGCCCAGAATGGCTGGCTCTCCTATCAATTACTCAAGGCCACAGAGCCTGGTCTGTTCAGTATAGGACTCCATACTGGAGAGATCAGGACAGCCCGTTTCTTTCTGGACAAGGATGCTCTCAAGCAAAGCCTGGTGGTTTTAGTGAAGGACAATGGACAACCCTGTCTCTCTGCCTCCGTCACAGTCATGGTGGTGCTGGCTAACAGCATCTCTGAAAGCTTATCTGATATTAGCAGCATCTCAGCTCCAGCAGACCCCCAGTTGAACCTCACCTTCTACCTGGTGGTTGCTGTGGCTTTTGTCTCCTGCTTGTTTTTCGTTTTCCTCCTTGCGTTGCTGGCACTCAGACTTCATAGATGGAGGAGTTCTCAGTTGTGTGATTCCGGGAGTGTGAATTTCAGTGGCGTCCCAGTTTCCCAATTTGTAGGAATCAGCGGGGTCCAAGCTTTCCTTCACTCCTACTGTCATGACTTTTCTCTGACAGCAGACTCTCGGAAGAGCAATTTTGACTTTCCAAAGGGTACCTCCTCCGATACTCTGCCTATTCAGCAGACTTGTGAAATAAGGGACCCTTTCCTCAGTGCTGAAGATACAGAGAGTTTTAATGGGGATTCAGCCAGCAACCAGGTGAGCTATCTTTGTCAATTTTAA